Proteins encoded within one genomic window of Anaerosporomusa subterranea:
- a CDS encoding OFA family MFS transporter — protein MNEKKYNRWIILLAATIGSFCLGGSYAWSVFQKPLMAMYHWTPSQVSMAFTLCYVMMGVTMIVAGRLQDQHGPRRLLLVGGFMWGGGIALAGFATTLTQLYLAYGVISGLGNGIVHSCVVANTVKWFPDKKGVATGLVVAGAGVGAMVSAPIISSIVYGYGVAQALHALGLTYVLVIATASMFVMLPPDNYQSDLKASANRMSASHGGTDKTWKEMVQDPLFYVLWTMYALGASSGLMIIGHAVSIGQELSNLSVAMGALSVSIISLANTCGRVSWGYLSDKIGCYQALMGVYLLSTVSMSLLVYSQSVYSFILAISIVGLCYGGVVTIFPTVTADLFGSKHLGLNFGILFTAFAAAALVGPRLAAQCKEITGTYSLAFTIGIVFGFCGIATTLLMIWRNKLRYQQQLTAQAES, from the coding sequence ATGAATGAAAAGAAGTACAATCGATGGATTATCCTGCTGGCAGCTACAATCGGTAGTTTTTGTTTAGGCGGAAGTTACGCGTGGAGCGTATTCCAAAAGCCATTAATGGCTATGTATCATTGGACTCCCAGCCAAGTTTCGATGGCTTTCACACTGTGTTACGTCATGATGGGAGTTACTATGATTGTCGCTGGCAGACTTCAAGACCAGCATGGACCTAGACGTCTGCTCCTAGTTGGCGGTTTCATGTGGGGTGGAGGGATTGCTTTGGCCGGTTTTGCAACTACACTTACGCAGCTATATCTAGCTTATGGTGTTATCAGTGGGCTGGGCAACGGTATAGTGCATTCCTGTGTGGTTGCTAATACAGTTAAGTGGTTCCCTGATAAAAAGGGGGTGGCGACAGGTTTGGTTGTCGCCGGGGCAGGAGTGGGAGCCATGGTATCTGCGCCAATCATCTCATCTATTGTTTACGGTTATGGGGTGGCTCAAGCTCTTCATGCATTGGGTTTGACATACGTGCTAGTGATCGCTACGGCGTCGATGTTTGTTATGTTACCTCCCGACAATTATCAGTCAGATTTGAAAGCCTCTGCCAATAGGATGTCAGCTTCGCACGGTGGGACCGATAAAACGTGGAAGGAAATGGTTCAAGATCCGCTATTTTATGTTCTATGGACGATGTATGCGCTTGGCGCCTCATCTGGATTAATGATTATAGGACATGCGGTGTCGATTGGGCAAGAGCTATCTAATCTTTCTGTAGCAATGGGCGCATTATCGGTTAGCATTATCTCTTTAGCCAACACCTGTGGCCGTGTATCTTGGGGATATCTATCAGATAAGATTGGTTGCTATCAAGCATTGATGGGTGTTTATCTGTTGTCGACAGTATCAATGAGTCTCCTTGTTTACAGCCAAAGCGTATACTCCTTTATACTGGCGATTTCCATCGTTGGACTCTGCTATGGCGGTGTAGTGACCATATTTCCAACAGTTACGGCTGATCTTTTTGGTTCAAAGCACCTTGGACTGAATTTCGGAATATTGTTTACTGCGTTTGCAGCAGCGGCTCTGGTTGGGCCGAGGTTGGCAGCACAATGTAAAGAGATTACAGGAACGTATTCCCTAGCATTTACAATTGGCATTGTCTTTGGATTTTGTGGCATAGCCACTACTTTATTGATGATTTGGCGCAACAAACTTCGTTACCAACAACAATTGACAGCGCAAGCGGAAAGCTAA
- a CDS encoding short-chain fatty acid transporter — MHQVQIRQEEKESSGLVVKLISAISGFFSELVKMYLPDPFLFAVVLTVITGIMGVAIQGKSPVDMILYWGQGFWGLLTFAMQMILIMLGGSVLAQAPLIRRLLDWIAGIPKTPKGAIALATLFEGLMSYLNWGFGLIAGTLLAKKLAERVPGVHYPLIIAASYTAFGIYAFGISSSTPLLIATKGHFLEKQMGLIPITETIFHPMNLMILVVLLVTLPIVNSMIKPQGSLVTLKPEISEIIVDNESKVYATPAERAEASPIFIMIAGAMGVIFLGFYFFAKKGGFDINAVNFIFLFLAMILHGTTRNFINAVQGAAKGMGSMAIQFPFYAGIMGMMTSSGLVTTIAGWFVVISTPQTLPFWGFISSMFINVFVPSGGGHWVVQGPFMIEAAKAMGADLAAVSMSVALGNGIQDMIQPMWVLPALALSGLGIRDIMGYNVIAFLWSGLVVSLGILAWGFIG, encoded by the coding sequence ATGCACCAAGTACAAATACGTCAAGAAGAAAAAGAAAGCAGTGGTCTTGTTGTTAAATTAATCTCGGCTATAAGTGGTTTTTTTAGTGAACTTGTAAAAATGTATCTACCAGATCCGTTTTTGTTTGCAGTGGTATTGACTGTAATAACTGGTATCATGGGGGTTGCCATACAGGGTAAAAGTCCCGTCGATATGATTCTTTACTGGGGACAAGGTTTTTGGGGATTGTTGACTTTTGCGATGCAAATGATTCTGATCATGTTGGGCGGTTCGGTTTTGGCGCAGGCACCTTTGATCAGGCGTCTCTTGGATTGGATTGCAGGTATTCCCAAGACTCCAAAAGGAGCGATCGCTTTAGCCACTCTGTTTGAAGGATTGATGTCTTACTTAAATTGGGGATTCGGCCTTATTGCTGGAACGCTGCTAGCAAAGAAGTTAGCTGAGCGCGTACCAGGTGTTCATTATCCACTTATTATTGCCGCATCTTACACTGCATTTGGAATTTATGCGTTCGGAATATCATCTTCAACTCCTCTGCTAATCGCCACGAAAGGACATTTCCTAGAAAAACAAATGGGACTCATCCCTATCACTGAAACAATTTTTCATCCGATGAACCTCATGATACTTGTAGTCTTGCTTGTCACTTTGCCAATTGTGAACAGTATGATAAAGCCTCAAGGATCGCTTGTTACCCTTAAACCCGAGATTAGTGAAATAATCGTGGACAATGAGTCTAAAGTTTATGCAACTCCGGCTGAAAGAGCGGAAGCTAGTCCAATATTCATCATGATTGCGGGTGCGATGGGGGTTATCTTCCTCGGATTTTACTTCTTTGCAAAAAAAGGCGGATTTGATATCAATGCTGTCAATTTCATTTTCCTCTTTCTTGCCATGATTTTGCACGGTACGACGCGTAACTTCATCAATGCAGTTCAAGGAGCAGCCAAAGGCATGGGTTCGATGGCCATACAGTTCCCGTTTTATGCTGGCATTATGGGGATGATGACAAGTTCTGGCCTTGTGACGACAATTGCAGGATGGTTTGTAGTCATATCTACTCCACAGACTCTTCCATTTTGGGGCTTTATATCTTCAATGTTTATCAATGTCTTTGTTCCTTCAGGTGGTGGCCATTGGGTAGTACAGGGCCCATTTATGATTGAAGCCGCCAAAGCAATGGGTGCAGACCTAGCAGCCGTCTCAATGAGTGTTGCTTTAGGAAACGGTATACAAGATATGATTCAACCGATGTGGGTCTTGCCTGCGCTCGCTCTCTCGGGGCTAGGGATTAGGGATATTATGGGATACAATGTTATTGCTTTTCTATGGTCTGGTCTCGTTGTAAGTTTAGGTATTTTGGCATGGGGTTTCATTGGTTAA
- a CDS encoding GntP family permease — translation MQEFGIILSLFLLMFFAYKGFSVILFAPVFALLAASLAGLPLMPAYTELFMAKGVTYIKSYFPVFLLGAVFGKVMEDTGLAKGISQWIINSLGKERAILSVVLAGAVLTYGGVSLFVVVFAVYPFASALFKQADIPKRLVPGAIALGAFTFTMDSFPGTPQIQNIIPTNYFGTTIYAAPISGLLGGLIILFLGVAWMEHRRRSALAAGEGYGNHTLNEPEGTVTVGLPSWYIGVIPLLTVLAINFFLNNIYTWNPDLLQPFQAMKLPLLVASVKNVTSNWSLIIALVCGILVAVALSLGRISMENLAKTLNAGAVGSLLAIMNTASEVGYGNVISSLPGFKAISNALINIKIGGTPLVSEAVTVNILAGITGSASGGMSIALELFAKDWLAWANSTGISPEMLHRVASMASGGMDTLPQNGAVITLLAVCGLTHRDSYMDIFIMTIIKTATVFIIILFHSITGLL, via the coding sequence ATGCAAGAATTTGGCATAATTCTCAGCCTGTTTTTACTAATGTTTTTCGCGTATAAAGGCTTCTCTGTCATCTTGTTTGCCCCGGTCTTTGCTTTGCTTGCTGCCTCACTCGCAGGGTTGCCTTTGATGCCTGCGTACACGGAGTTGTTCATGGCAAAAGGGGTAACCTATATTAAATCCTATTTTCCTGTATTCCTACTGGGTGCCGTCTTTGGGAAGGTCATGGAAGATACCGGCTTAGCAAAAGGCATTTCCCAGTGGATTATTAATAGTTTAGGTAAAGAACGAGCGATCCTGTCCGTCGTTTTGGCAGGTGCAGTGCTTACGTACGGCGGAGTCAGCCTATTTGTGGTTGTTTTTGCGGTATATCCTTTTGCATCAGCTTTGTTTAAACAAGCCGACATACCGAAACGTTTAGTTCCCGGAGCTATCGCACTAGGGGCCTTCACCTTTACAATGGACTCTTTTCCGGGGACGCCGCAAATACAGAACATCATTCCTACCAACTATTTTGGCACAACTATCTACGCTGCCCCGATTAGCGGTTTACTTGGCGGCCTGATAATCTTGTTCCTTGGCGTAGCCTGGATGGAACATCGGAGAAGGTCGGCCCTGGCAGCAGGTGAAGGATATGGCAACCATACGCTAAATGAGCCGGAAGGCACTGTAACAGTGGGCTTACCTTCCTGGTATATTGGCGTTATTCCATTACTTACGGTTCTCGCAATTAACTTCTTCTTGAACAATATATATACCTGGAACCCCGACCTGCTTCAGCCCTTTCAGGCAATGAAGCTACCTCTGCTGGTAGCCTCGGTTAAAAATGTAACTAGCAATTGGTCACTCATTATTGCGCTTGTCTGCGGTATTCTGGTTGCGGTCGCACTCAGCTTGGGGCGTATATCAATGGAAAATCTGGCAAAAACACTTAATGCGGGAGCGGTAGGGTCGCTGCTCGCGATTATGAATACAGCATCTGAGGTTGGCTATGGTAATGTTATTTCATCATTACCTGGGTTTAAGGCGATTTCGAATGCATTGATCAACATAAAAATTGGCGGGACACCCCTAGTGTCAGAAGCCGTCACCGTAAACATCTTGGCAGGCATAACTGGGTCAGCCTCTGGAGGGATGTCGATCGCGCTCGAATTATTCGCAAAAGACTGGCTGGCGTGGGCCAACTCCACCGGTATATCACCAGAAATGCTGCACAGGGTTGCGTCGATGGCCTCCGGCGGTATGGATACCTTGCCTCAAAACGGAGCGGTTATCACACTATTGGCTGTCTGCGGATTGACACATCGGGATTCCTATATGGATATATTTATAATGACAATCATCAAAACAGCGACCGTATTTATCATCATATTGTTTCATTCCATCACTGGACTTCTATAG